A genomic segment from Sander vitreus isolate 19-12246 chromosome 3, sanVit1, whole genome shotgun sequence encodes:
- the limk1a gene encoding LIM domain kinase 1a isoform X4 yields the protein MVGDLFFWSFCCLRLWKRDKKVAGEQKYHPECFTCLNCRAFIGDGDTYALVERSKLYCGHCYYQTIVTPVSLPDSPCSRIPHTVTLVSIPASAEGNNGRRGRGFSVAIDQPLSPTNGYSPEHGPTVRVSQVDADCISPDVKNSIHIGDRILEINGTPIHHVPLDEIDLLIQETSRLLQLTIEHDPHSQGQEGGSSEAEVDGPLSTPLSEGPSPILPITQPPNHDINSLRSRIITRSCSIDKSPGSSNAASPIIHRKDINRSESLRVVSNQTHRIFRPSDLIHGEVLGKGCFGQAIKVTHKETGEVMVMKELIRFDDETQRTFLKEVKVMRCLDHPNVLKFIGVLYKDKRLNFIAEYIKGGTLREIIKKMDSNYPWNQRVSFAKDIAAGMTYLHSMNIIHRDLNSYNCLVRENNTVVVADFGLARLMVDDKHDDKLSQGKLPSLKKHDRRKRYTVVGNPYWMAPEMIHGKSYDEKVDIFSFGIMLCEIIGRVNADPDYLPRAMDFGLNVSGFLEHFCPRDCPPAFFPMAAVCCDLDADKRPAFSKLEEWLENLKMHLDIGLPLVSEVDQLQKAFWENHSITRPENGLHTHPEQPE from the exons ATGGTGGGAGACTTGTTTTTCTGGAGCTTCTGCTGTCTCAGACTGTGGAAAAGAGATAAGAAG GTTGCAGGGGAACAGAAATATCACCCAGAATGCTTCACCTGTCTGAACTGCAGGGCGTTCATCGGTGATGGAGACACATACGCTCTGGTGGAGAGATCCAAACTCTACTG CGGTCACTGTTACTACCAGACCATCGTCACCCCGGTGTCGCTGCCGGACTCGCCATGCTCACGGATCccgcacacagtcacacttgtGTCCATCCCAGCCTCCGCTGAGGGCAACAACGGACGCAGAGGGCGAGGTTTCTCTGTGGCCATCGACCAGCCGCTCAGCCCGACCAATGGCTACAGCCCTGAACACGGACCGACTGTCAGAGTCTCCCA GGTGGACGCAGACTGCATCAGTCCAGATGTGAAAAACTCAATTCATATTGGAGATAGGATCCTTGAAATCAACGGGACGCCCATTCACCATGTCCCTCTGGATGAG ATCGACCTGCTGATCCAGGAGACGAGCCGGCTGCTGCAGCTCACCATCGAACACGACCCTCACAGTCAGGGGCAGGAGGGAGGCTCCTCAGAGGCTGAAGTGGATGGCCCCCTGTCCACCCCTCTGTCAGAGGGCCCCAGCCCCATCCTGCCCATCACACAGCCACCCAACCATGACATAAACAGCCTGAGATCCCGCATCATCAC gaggagctgcagcattgaTAAGTCACCAGGCTCCAGCAACGCAGCGTCCCCCATCATCCATAGGAAGGACATCAATCGATCAGAGTCGCTCCGCGTCGTGTCCAATCAGACGCACCGCATCTTCCGCCCATCTGACCTCATCCATGGAGAGGTGCTGGGGAAGGGCTGCTTTGGACAGGCCATCAAG GTGACCCACAAGGAGACAGGGGAGGTGATGGTGATGAAGGAGTTGATTCGCTTTGATGACGAGACACAGAGAACATTCCTGAAAGAG gtgAAGGTCATGCGTTGCCTGGATCACCCCAACGTGCTCAAGTTCATTGGAGTCCTCTACAAGGACAAGAGACTCAACTTCATTGCGGAGTACATAAAGGGAGGCACCTTGAGGGAAATCATTAAGAAAATG GACAGCAACTATCCCTGGAACCAGCGGGTCAGTTTTGCCAAGGACATAGCTGCTGGGATG ACATATCTGCATTCCATGAACATAATCCACCGGGACCTGAACTCATACAACTGTCTAGTCCGAGAG AACAACACAGTGGTGGTGGCAGACTTCGGGCTGGCTCGGCTCATGGTGGACGACAAGCACGATGACAAGTTGTCGCAGGGCAAGCTGCCCAGCCTGAAGAAGCATGACCGCAGAAAGAGGTACACCGTAGTGGGAAACCCCTACTGGATGGCTCCTGAGATGATCCACG GGAAGAGCTACGATGAGAAAGTAGACATCTTTTCCTTTGGTATCATGCTCTGTGAG ATAATTGGCAGGGTAAACGCAGACCCAGACTACCTCCCCAGGGCGATGGACTTTGGACTGAATGTGTCTGGCTTTCTGGAGCACTTCTGTCCCCGTGATTGTCCCCCCGCCTTCTTCCCCATGGCTGCTGTGTGCTGTGACCTTGATGCAGACAAACG GCCTGCTTTCTCCAAACTGGAAGAGTGGCTGGAGAACCTGAAGATGCACTTGGACATTGGTCTACCGCTAGTGTCTGAAGTGGACCAGCTGCAGAAGGCCTTCTGGGAGAACCACAGCATCACTCGCCCGGAAAACGGCCTGCACACCCACCCTGAACAACCGGAGTAA
- the limk1a gene encoding LIM domain kinase 1a isoform X3 has protein sequence MEHYSSEKCCECSASLSHWYYEKDGRLFCKKDYWAKFGELCHGCNDPITTGLIMVAGEQKYHPECFTCLNCRAFIGDGDTYALVERSKLYCGHCYYQTIVTPVSLPDSPCSRIPHTVTLVSIPASAEGNNGRRGRGFSVAIDQPLSPTNGYSPEHGPTVRVSQVDADCISPDVKNSIHIGDRILEINGTPIHHVPLDEIDLLIQETSRLLQLTIEHDPHSQGQEGGSSEAEVDGPLSTPLSEGPSPILPITQPPNHDINSLRSRIITRSCSIDKSPGSSNAASPIIHRKDINRSESLRVVSNQTHRIFRPSDLIHGEVLGKGCFGQAIKVTHKETGEVMVMKELIRFDDETQRTFLKEVKVMRCLDHPNVLKFIGVLYKDKRLNFIAEYIKGGTLREIIKKMDSNYPWNQRVSFAKDIAAGMTYLHSMNIIHRDLNSYNCLVRENNTVVVADFGLARLMVDDKHDDKLSQGKLPSLKKHDRRKRYTVVGNPYWMAPEMIHGKSYDEKVDIFSFGIMLCEIIGRVNADPDYLPRAMDFGLNVSGFLEHFCPRDCPPAFFPMAAVCCDLDADKRPAFSKLEEWLENLKMHLDIGLPLVSEVDQLQKAFWENHSITRPENGLHTHPEQPE, from the exons GTTGCAGGGGAACAGAAATATCACCCAGAATGCTTCACCTGTCTGAACTGCAGGGCGTTCATCGGTGATGGAGACACATACGCTCTGGTGGAGAGATCCAAACTCTACTG CGGTCACTGTTACTACCAGACCATCGTCACCCCGGTGTCGCTGCCGGACTCGCCATGCTCACGGATCccgcacacagtcacacttgtGTCCATCCCAGCCTCCGCTGAGGGCAACAACGGACGCAGAGGGCGAGGTTTCTCTGTGGCCATCGACCAGCCGCTCAGCCCGACCAATGGCTACAGCCCTGAACACGGACCGACTGTCAGAGTCTCCCA GGTGGACGCAGACTGCATCAGTCCAGATGTGAAAAACTCAATTCATATTGGAGATAGGATCCTTGAAATCAACGGGACGCCCATTCACCATGTCCCTCTGGATGAG ATCGACCTGCTGATCCAGGAGACGAGCCGGCTGCTGCAGCTCACCATCGAACACGACCCTCACAGTCAGGGGCAGGAGGGAGGCTCCTCAGAGGCTGAAGTGGATGGCCCCCTGTCCACCCCTCTGTCAGAGGGCCCCAGCCCCATCCTGCCCATCACACAGCCACCCAACCATGACATAAACAGCCTGAGATCCCGCATCATCAC gaggagctgcagcattgaTAAGTCACCAGGCTCCAGCAACGCAGCGTCCCCCATCATCCATAGGAAGGACATCAATCGATCAGAGTCGCTCCGCGTCGTGTCCAATCAGACGCACCGCATCTTCCGCCCATCTGACCTCATCCATGGAGAGGTGCTGGGGAAGGGCTGCTTTGGACAGGCCATCAAG GTGACCCACAAGGAGACAGGGGAGGTGATGGTGATGAAGGAGTTGATTCGCTTTGATGACGAGACACAGAGAACATTCCTGAAAGAG gtgAAGGTCATGCGTTGCCTGGATCACCCCAACGTGCTCAAGTTCATTGGAGTCCTCTACAAGGACAAGAGACTCAACTTCATTGCGGAGTACATAAAGGGAGGCACCTTGAGGGAAATCATTAAGAAAATG GACAGCAACTATCCCTGGAACCAGCGGGTCAGTTTTGCCAAGGACATAGCTGCTGGGATG ACATATCTGCATTCCATGAACATAATCCACCGGGACCTGAACTCATACAACTGTCTAGTCCGAGAG AACAACACAGTGGTGGTGGCAGACTTCGGGCTGGCTCGGCTCATGGTGGACGACAAGCACGATGACAAGTTGTCGCAGGGCAAGCTGCCCAGCCTGAAGAAGCATGACCGCAGAAAGAGGTACACCGTAGTGGGAAACCCCTACTGGATGGCTCCTGAGATGATCCACG GGAAGAGCTACGATGAGAAAGTAGACATCTTTTCCTTTGGTATCATGCTCTGTGAG ATAATTGGCAGGGTAAACGCAGACCCAGACTACCTCCCCAGGGCGATGGACTTTGGACTGAATGTGTCTGGCTTTCTGGAGCACTTCTGTCCCCGTGATTGTCCCCCCGCCTTCTTCCCCATGGCTGCTGTGTGCTGTGACCTTGATGCAGACAAACG GCCTGCTTTCTCCAAACTGGAAGAGTGGCTGGAGAACCTGAAGATGCACTTGGACATTGGTCTACCGCTAGTGTCTGAAGTGGACCAGCTGCAGAAGGCCTTCTGGGAGAACCACAGCATCACTCGCCCGGAAAACGGCCTGCACACCCACCCTGAACAACCGGAGTAA
- the limk1a gene encoding LIM domain kinase 1a isoform X2: protein MSAKNQRSRVLLRKCCECSASLSHWYYEKDGRLFCKKDYWAKFGELCHGCNDPITTGLIMVAGEQKYHPECFTCLNCRAFIGDGDTYALVERSKLYCGHCYYQTIVTPVSLPDSPCSRIPHTVTLVSIPASAEGNNGRRGRGFSVAIDQPLSPTNGYSPEHGPTVRVSQVDADCISPDVKNSIHIGDRILEINGTPIHHVPLDEIDLLIQETSRLLQLTIEHDPHSQGQEGGSSEAEVDGPLSTPLSEGPSPILPITQPPNHDINSLRSRIITRSCSIDKSPGSSNAASPIIHRKDINRSESLRVVSNQTHRIFRPSDLIHGEVLGKGCFGQAIKVTHKETGEVMVMKELIRFDDETQRTFLKEVKVMRCLDHPNVLKFIGVLYKDKRLNFIAEYIKGGTLREIIKKMDSNYPWNQRVSFAKDIAAGMTYLHSMNIIHRDLNSYNCLVRENNTVVVADFGLARLMVDDKHDDKLSQGKLPSLKKHDRRKRYTVVGNPYWMAPEMIHGKSYDEKVDIFSFGIMLCEIIGRVNADPDYLPRAMDFGLNVSGFLEHFCPRDCPPAFFPMAAVCCDLDADKRPAFSKLEEWLENLKMHLDIGLPLVSEVDQLQKAFWENHSITRPENGLHTHPEQPE, encoded by the exons GTTGCAGGGGAACAGAAATATCACCCAGAATGCTTCACCTGTCTGAACTGCAGGGCGTTCATCGGTGATGGAGACACATACGCTCTGGTGGAGAGATCCAAACTCTACTG CGGTCACTGTTACTACCAGACCATCGTCACCCCGGTGTCGCTGCCGGACTCGCCATGCTCACGGATCccgcacacagtcacacttgtGTCCATCCCAGCCTCCGCTGAGGGCAACAACGGACGCAGAGGGCGAGGTTTCTCTGTGGCCATCGACCAGCCGCTCAGCCCGACCAATGGCTACAGCCCTGAACACGGACCGACTGTCAGAGTCTCCCA GGTGGACGCAGACTGCATCAGTCCAGATGTGAAAAACTCAATTCATATTGGAGATAGGATCCTTGAAATCAACGGGACGCCCATTCACCATGTCCCTCTGGATGAG ATCGACCTGCTGATCCAGGAGACGAGCCGGCTGCTGCAGCTCACCATCGAACACGACCCTCACAGTCAGGGGCAGGAGGGAGGCTCCTCAGAGGCTGAAGTGGATGGCCCCCTGTCCACCCCTCTGTCAGAGGGCCCCAGCCCCATCCTGCCCATCACACAGCCACCCAACCATGACATAAACAGCCTGAGATCCCGCATCATCAC gaggagctgcagcattgaTAAGTCACCAGGCTCCAGCAACGCAGCGTCCCCCATCATCCATAGGAAGGACATCAATCGATCAGAGTCGCTCCGCGTCGTGTCCAATCAGACGCACCGCATCTTCCGCCCATCTGACCTCATCCATGGAGAGGTGCTGGGGAAGGGCTGCTTTGGACAGGCCATCAAG GTGACCCACAAGGAGACAGGGGAGGTGATGGTGATGAAGGAGTTGATTCGCTTTGATGACGAGACACAGAGAACATTCCTGAAAGAG gtgAAGGTCATGCGTTGCCTGGATCACCCCAACGTGCTCAAGTTCATTGGAGTCCTCTACAAGGACAAGAGACTCAACTTCATTGCGGAGTACATAAAGGGAGGCACCTTGAGGGAAATCATTAAGAAAATG GACAGCAACTATCCCTGGAACCAGCGGGTCAGTTTTGCCAAGGACATAGCTGCTGGGATG ACATATCTGCATTCCATGAACATAATCCACCGGGACCTGAACTCATACAACTGTCTAGTCCGAGAG AACAACACAGTGGTGGTGGCAGACTTCGGGCTGGCTCGGCTCATGGTGGACGACAAGCACGATGACAAGTTGTCGCAGGGCAAGCTGCCCAGCCTGAAGAAGCATGACCGCAGAAAGAGGTACACCGTAGTGGGAAACCCCTACTGGATGGCTCCTGAGATGATCCACG GGAAGAGCTACGATGAGAAAGTAGACATCTTTTCCTTTGGTATCATGCTCTGTGAG ATAATTGGCAGGGTAAACGCAGACCCAGACTACCTCCCCAGGGCGATGGACTTTGGACTGAATGTGTCTGGCTTTCTGGAGCACTTCTGTCCCCGTGATTGTCCCCCCGCCTTCTTCCCCATGGCTGCTGTGTGCTGTGACCTTGATGCAGACAAACG GCCTGCTTTCTCCAAACTGGAAGAGTGGCTGGAGAACCTGAAGATGCACTTGGACATTGGTCTACCGCTAGTGTCTGAAGTGGACCAGCTGCAGAAGGCCTTCTGGGAGAACCACAGCATCACTCGCCCGGAAAACGGCCTGCACACCCACCCTGAACAACCGGAGTAA